Sequence from the Drosophila subpulchrella strain 33 F10 #4 breed RU33 chromosome 3R, RU_Dsub_v1.1 Primary Assembly, whole genome shotgun sequence genome:
CACCATTGCAAAAATATTGCTTGTAAAATCGATTGCTAAAAGTAACAAGAGAGCTGCATCATATTTGGCTAAGCTGATGTCATAATTGCCTTACGCATCGAAAATATCTTTGCCGACGAGATCCTTTAAGAGTTGATTGGCGCTTTTCACCATGCCCTGGGCCCCGCGCAAGTTGGATTCGAAATGAGACTTAATCTCTTTGGTCTTTATTATAATATCGTCATGTTTGTGCGCTAGCTTCTGCCACTCTGAACAATCGATAATCTGAAAGCAAACCGAATTAGTAGAGAACAACTAAAAAGAAAGGCATATCTACCACATGTGCTGCCGATCGCAACTTCTTCAACTGTTCGTAGGCGTAAGAGGCTGTGAGGAGCTCCGCATTTATAGTGTTTATATACGTATTGGCGACTATTTCATCCTCCAACGACAACGCATGCTCGTTAACGCCGGACAGAAACATTTCACAGATCGCCTGCTCCTTGGTTAGCACAAAGAGCATGTCCATAGCCACACGTTTGAGCAGCCATCTTTCCTCTGCCACAATCTTCTTGGACATAAACTTTCGAGCCAATACCGACAGACTGGGCTCGGGTACCCTGTAGTCACAATCCTTTTTTCCCTGAAAGACGTATAACATCACAGGCGGAATATTGCGCTTGGCCCACTTGCGCGAGTCCTTGCTGGTGTCACTCCACTCCTCTACATACAGATCCCAAGGCCTCGTGTTAGGCCTCATCATCTTGTGCGGATGGAAAGTGGGCAGCACGCAATACAATTCATTTCCTTTCATTCCGGTGTCCCGAACCATCAAGCCAATTAGATCGGGCATGGTCATCTCAGGTGTAACCACATACGCAAGTTCCTTGCAGCAATTGACGGCAAAAATTGTAAGCACCTTTGTGCTGAGCAGCTCGTCTAGCTCAGTGAAGACGACTGGAACTGATTGTACTTCATCAGTTGCTAGTTGGCCTCGTTGCTTATAGTTTGTGTTCAACGGGAGGCGCAGCCATTTGGTGAACTTCTCGGCCCAAGCCCGCGACAGATGGTGTTCTTGGGGCAGTTGAAATTGATTCACGAAACGACCCTTACTGTCTGGATCCTCCGTTATGGCAATACATTCGAACGGCTTTCCAAGCAGGCTTATCAATATGTTTTTTGGCGTTTGATGGGGGATGAATGGAAGCTCGCCAGTGGCTAGCTCGTAGGCAATGATCCCCAGTGACCAGTAGTCCACGGCCGAGTTGTAAAAGCCCGACTCCACCACCTCGGGGGCAAAGTAATGCCGTGTGCCCACAACACTCTGAAGCATTGTCTTATCCGGAGCTCCACGCGCTAGCCCAAAATCGGTAAGCTTATAGACCTTTGTGCCATCGGCTCCGCGTTGGATAACGATATTATCTGGCTTTAAGTCGCGATGGCATATCCCGCATTCGGAGTGCAGGAAGTGCAGGGCCTTGCGCAGAGCTCCTAGGATCTGGCGCACCTCGAACTCCACCAGTCCATTGACATTCTCCGGACTCTGCAGTCTCTTCCTCACATCGCCACCGTTGCAGTACTCAAGCACGATCACAGGCAGCTTTGCAATGTGCCTGTCATTGAGATAGGCCGCATCCTCCTCGTCCAGGATCACCCCGGCCACAATGTGGGGAAAATGCTGAAACTGGCGAGCCCAGTTAAACTCCTTGTTCCAGCGCTCGCTGAGTTTGACCTGCTGATCGGCCGTTAGGGATTCCAAATCCAAGATGTGCTTGGTGGCTAAAAATATAAGATAAGCAaactattaaaagtggtggttatatatgtacatatgcgACGCAGAGATCGGCTTTCGGCTGACTCAGCCAAAGGGCTATAAGCTATCGCATCCGGGGACCACACACGCATAGGAATAAGCGCGGGTGGCCCTTCTTTATCAGTGCAGCACCGGCAGACGCTTGCATCAGCCCGATTTCCGGGAATCGCACACGAACACCCAAACACGGGGAAAAGCATTCCCATATATGTAAGTACGCTAGTGGGGGCCCAAAAGTTGTTTATAGCTCACCGATTTCGCGGCCAGTAGTCTTGTGCCGCCAGTGGTTCACCTCGCCGAATCCGCCCTGGCCCAGTTTTCCGCACCACTCCCAGTTCCCCCAGGAGCGCATATTTTCGGTTTCGCTTGGGTCTCTTCAATTTACGCAGCACTTTCCTCCGAGAACCAGAATCCCTCCATGGCACAGGAAAAATCAAAACTTCACAATGATCGCTAGGGATGGGCGATAGTTCGCATGCACTTGACCGAGCGTTCACCAGCACCTGcgggaattttttaaaagtccttttacatttaaaaatgtatttagcTAATTCGTTGTTAAATCTGTAAATTACTTTTTGAATACCCCATAAacaactatttttaaaaacatatttaccAGAACAACATTTAACGACCACATTTGGCATATTTATTCGCAATCAGGACCCCAAAATACATGgatcctaaaaaaaaaatgttcgtGGTCGGAGGTCGAGGCTTTTTGGAAGTACAGCCAAACATTATTGCTCAAATAAGCTtttgaacctttttttttaaatttcagtAAATGAGTTCACTTTCAATGAGCTGCCGTCGCAGTCACACTGGTGATACTCAGTCACAGTTTGCTTTGCTCACCTCCAGTGTTATCGATACTTCTATCGCTTTGGAGTTGGCATCGCTAATCAAACAGGTTGTAAACAAAACTCTGAAAAACAGCAACAGTTTAGTGAAAAAAGAACCATTCCTGCATGCCCGAGCTAAAATGCGTTTCCACATGAAGAGCGGCAGCGAGGACAACGACATTGTGGCAGCCACAGCCACCGCCGAGCACATCCGTAAGTTCGTCTTCAGCGGATCACCCGCCGAGCGACTGGAGATCAAGATTCCAGAGGTGAGCTTGAGAATCAGATGTTTCTGCAGAAGCTAATCCTTGATTAATACCCCAATAGCTGCTCCAGGGAGCGTACTCCTTCTACACGTGGCCTTGCGCCCCAGTACTGGCCCACTTCCTGTGGGAGCGTCGACAAACGCTTGCGGGGAAGCGCATCTTGGAGCTAGGCAGTGGGACAGCTCTGCCCGGTATTCTTGCCGCCAAGTGTCGGGCCCAGGTAGTCCTAACCGA
This genomic interval carries:
- the LOC119563026 gene encoding inhibitor of nuclear factor kappa-B kinase subunit beta, translating into MRSWGNWEWCGKLGQGGFGEVNHWRHKTTGREIATKHILDLESLTADQQVKLSERWNKEFNWARQFQHFPHIVAGVILDEEDAAYLNDRHIAKLPVIVLEYCNGGDVRKRLQSPENVNGLVEFEVRQILGALRKALHFLHSECGICHRDLKPDNIVIQRGADGTKVYKLTDFGLARGAPDKTMLQSVVGTRHYFAPEVVESGFYNSAVDYWSLGIIAYELATGELPFIPHQTPKNILISLLGKPFECIAITEDPDSKGRFVNQFQLPQEHHLSRAWAEKFTKWLRLPLNTNYKQRGQLATDEVQSVPVVFTELDELLSTKVLTIFAVNCCKELAYVVTPEMTMPDLIGLMVRDTGMKGNELYCVLPTFHPHKMMRPNTRPWDLYVEEWSDTSKDSRKWAKRNIPPVMLYVFQGKKDCDYRVPEPSLSVLARKFMSKKIVAEERWLLKRVAMDMLFVLTKEQAICEMFLSGVNEHALSLEDEIVANTYINTINAELLTASYAYEQLKKLRSAAHVIIDCSEWQKLAHKHDDIIIKTKEIKSHFESNLRGAQGMVKSANQLLKDLVGKDIFDANRFYKQYFCNGGVISPDELMKASIEFAKTRTLLQNKVTALSKAIDPLHFYFLKNKEFVPVLFKLFQEIKSDIFALHLKMLSPVSVAPPPMLQLSAAMDRMTMSSGLPSSDPFDSLGTISVIDEAERINSLLVREMDVDHC